From one Eriocheir sinensis breed Jianghai 21 chromosome 60, ASM2467909v1, whole genome shotgun sequence genomic stretch:
- the LOC126985765 gene encoding uncharacterized protein LOC126985765 isoform X13 translates to MSLLHLTLSSATSRSKVFSLSSATSRSKFFSLSSATSRSKFFSLSSATSRSKFFSLSSATSRSKFFSLSSATSRSKFFSLSSATSRSKFFSLSSATSRSKFFSLSSATSRSKFFSLSSATSRSKFFSLSSATSRSKFFSLSSATSRSKFFSLSSATSRSKFFSLSSATSRSKFFSLSSATSRSKFFSLSSATSRSKFFSLSSATSRSKFFSLSSATSRSKFFSLPSATSRSKFFSLPPATTQSFHLVLGLPLFLLPSTSTSIICLSQLPSSLLMTC, encoded by the exons atgagtctcctccatctaaccctgtcctccgccacttcaaggtccaaggtCTTCTCCCTGTcgtccgccacttcaaggtccaagttcttctccctgtcctccgccacttcaaggtccaagttcttctccctgtcctccgccacttctaggtccaagttcttctccctgtcgtccgccacttcaaggtccaagttcttctccctgtcgtccgccacttcaaggtccaagttcttctccctgtcctccgccacttcaaggtccaagttcttctccctgtcctccgccacttcaaggtccaagttcttctccctgtcctccgccacttcaaggtccaagttcttctccctgtcctccgccacttcaaggtccaagttcttctccctgtcctccgccacttcaaggtccaagttcttctccctgtcGTCCGCCACTTCtaggtccaagttcttctccctgtcgtccgccacttcaaggtccaagttcttctccctgtcgtccgccacttcaaggtccaagttcttctccctgtcgtccgccacttcaaggtccaagttcttctccctgtcctccgccacttcaag gtccaagttcttctccctgtcctccgccacttcaag gtccaagttcttctccctgtcctccgccacttcaaggtccaagttcttctccctgccctCCGCCACTTCtaggtccaagttcttctccctgccgcCCGCCACAAcacagtccttccatctcgtcctgggtcttcctctcttccttctgccatctACTTCCACgtccattatctgcctttcacaactcccttcctctctcctcatgacatgctga
- the LOC126985765 gene encoding uncharacterized protein LOC126985765 isoform X34 yields MSLLHLTLSSATSRSKVFSLSSATSRSKFFSLSSATSRSKFFSLSSATSRSKFFSLSSATSRSKFFSLSSATSRSKFFSLSSATSRSKFFSLSSATSRSKFFSLSSATSRSKFFSLSSATSRSKFFSLSSATSRSKFFSLSSATSRSKFFSLSSATSRSKFFSLSSATSRSKFFSLPSATSRSKFFSLSSATSRSKFFSLSSATSRSKFFSLPSATSRSKFFSLPPATTQSFHLVLGLPLFLLPSTSTSIICLSQLPSSLLMTC; encoded by the exons atgagtctcctccatctaaccctgtcctccgccacttcaaggtccaaggtCTTCTCCCTGTcgtccgccacttcaaggtccaagttcttctccctgtcctccgccacttcaaggtccaagttcttctccctgtcctccgccacttctaggtccaagttcttctccctgtcgtccgccacttcaag gtccaagttcttctccctgtcctccgccacttcaag gtccaagttcttctccctgtcgtccgccacttcaaggtccaagttcttctccctgtcgtccgccacttcaaggtccaagttcttctccctgtcgtccgccacttcaaggtccaagttcttctccctgtcctccgccacttcaag gtccaagttcttctccctgtcctccgccacttcaaggtccaagttcttctccctgtcctccgccacttcaaggtccaagttcttctccctgtcgtccgccacttcaag gtccaagttcttctccctgtcctccgccacttcaaggtccaagttcttctccctgccctCCGCCACTTCtaggtccaagttcttctccctgtcctccgccacttcaag gtccaagttcttctccctgtcctccgccacttcaaggtccaagttcttctccctgccctCCGCCACTTCtaggtccaagttcttctccctgccgcCCGCCACAAcacagtccttccatctcgtcctgggtcttcctctcttccttctgccatctACTTCCACgtccattatctgcctttcacaactcccttcctctctcctcatgacatgctga
- the LOC126985765 gene encoding uncharacterized protein LOC126985765 isoform X42 produces the protein MSLLHLTLSSATSRSKVFSLSSATSRSKFFSLSSATSRSKFFSLSSATSRSKFFSLSSATSRSKFFSLSSATSRSKFFSLSSATSRSKFFSLSSATSRSKFFSLSSATSRSKFFSLSSATSRSKFFSLSSATSRSKFFSLSSATSRSKFFSLSSATSRSKFFSLPSATSRSKFFSLSSATSRSKFFSLSSATSRSKFFSLPSATSRSKFFSLPPATTQSFHLVLGLPLFLLPSTSTSIICLSQLPSSLLMTC, from the exons atgagtctcctccatctaaccctgtcctccgccacttcaaggtccaaggtCTTCTCCCTGTcgtccgccacttcaag gtccaagttcttctccctgtcgtccgccacttcaaggtccaagttcttctccctgtcgtccgccacttcaaggtccaagttcttctccctgtcctccgccacttcaag gtccaagttcttctccctgtcgtccgccacttcaaggtccaagttcttctccctgtcgtccgccacttcaaggtccaagttcttctccctgtcgtccgccacttcaaggtccaagttcttctccctgtcctccgccacttcaag gtccaagttcttctccctgtcctccgccacttcaaggtccaagttcttctccctgtcctccgccacttcaaggtccaagttcttctccctgtcgtccgccacttcaag gtccaagttcttctccctgtcctccgccacttcaaggtccaagttcttctccctgccctCCGCCACTTCtaggtccaagttcttctccctgtcctccgccacttcaag gtccaagttcttctccctgtcctccgccacttcaaggtccaagttcttctccctgccctCCGCCACTTCtaggtccaagttcttctccctgccgcCCGCCACAAcacagtccttccatctcgtcctgggtcttcctctcttccttctgccatctACTTCCACgtccattatctgcctttcacaactcccttcctctctcctcatgacatgctga
- the LOC126985765 gene encoding uncharacterized protein LOC126985765 isoform X38, with protein MSLLHLTLSSATSRSKVFSLSSATSRSKFFSLSSATSRSKFFSLSSATSRSKFFSLSSATSRSKFFSLSSATSRSKFFSLSSATSRSKFFSLSSATSRSKFFSLSSATSRSKFFSLSSATSRSKFFSLSSATSRSKFFSLSSATSRSKFFSLSSATSRSKFFSLSSATSRSKFFSLSSATSRSKFFSLSSATSRSKFFSLPSATSRSKFFSLPPATTQSFHLVLGLPLFLLPSTSTSIICLSQLPSSLLMTC; from the exons atgagtctcctccatctaaccctgtcctccgccacttcaaggtccaaggtCTTCTCCCTGTcgtccgccacttcaaggtccaagttcttctccctgtcctccgccacttcaaggtccaagttcttctccctgtcctccgccacttctaggtccaagttcttctccctgtcgtccgccacttcaaggtccaagttcttctccctgtcgtccgccacttcaaggtccaagttcttctccctgtcctccgccacttcaaggtccaagttcttctccctgtcctccgccacttcaaggtccaagttcttctccctgtcctccgccacttcaaggtccaagttcttctccctgtcctccgccacttcaaggtccaagttcttctccctgtcctccgccacttcaaggtccaagttcttctccctgtcGTCCGCCACTTCtaggtccaagttcttctccctgtcgtccgccacttcaaggtccaagttcttctccctgtcgtccgccacttcaag gtccaagttcttctccctgtcctccgccacttcaag gtccaagttcttctccctgtcctccgccacttcaaggtccaagttcttctccctgccctCCGCCACTTCtaggtccaagttcttctccctgccgcCCGCCACAAcacagtccttccatctcgtcctgggtcttcctctcttccttctgccatctACTTCCACgtccattatctgcctttcacaactcccttcctctctcctcatgacatgctga
- the LOC126985765 gene encoding uncharacterized protein LOC126985765 isoform X40 — MSLLHLTLSSATSRSKVFSLSSATSRSKFFSLSSATSRSKFFSLSSATSRSKFFSLSSATSRSKFFSLSSATSRSKFFSLSSATSRSKFFSLSSATSRSKFFSLSSATSRSKFFSLSSATSRSKFFSLSSATSRSKFFSLSSATSRSKFFSLSSATSRSKFFSLSSATSRSKFFSLSSATSRSKFFSLSSATSRSKFFSLPSATSRSKFFSLPPATTQSFHLVLGLPLFLLPSTSTSIICLSQLPSSLLMTC, encoded by the exons atgagtctcctccatctaaccctgtcctccgccacttcaaggtccaaggtCTTCTCCCTGTcgtccgccacttcaaggtccaagttcttctccctgtcctccgccacttcaaggtccaagttcttctccctgtcctccgccacttctaggtccaagttcttctccctgtcgtccgccacttcaaggtccaagttcttctccctgtcgtccgccacttcaaggtccaagttcttctccctgtcctccgccacttcaaggtccaagttcttctccctgtcctccgccacttcaaggtccaagttcttctccctgtcctccgccacttcaaggtccaagttcttctccctgtcctccgccacttcaaggtccaagttcttctccctgtcctccgccacttcaaggtccaagttcttctccctgtcGTCCGCCACTTCtaggtccaagttcttctccctgtcgtccgccacttcaag gtccaagttcttctccctgtcctccgccacttcaaggtccaagttcttctccctgtcctccgccacttcaag gtccaagttcttctccctgtcctccgccacttcaaggtccaagttcttctccctgccctCCGCCACTTCtaggtccaagttcttctccctgccgcCCGCCACAAcacagtccttccatctcgtcctgggtcttcctctcttccttctgccatctACTTCCACgtccattatctgcctttcacaactcccttcctctctcctcatgacatgctga
- the LOC126985765 gene encoding uncharacterized protein LOC126985765 isoform X22: MSLLHLTLSSATSRSKVFSLSSATSRSKFFSLSSATSRSKFFSLSSATSRSKFFSLSSATSRSKFFSLSSATSRSKFFSLSSATSRSKFFSLSSATSRSKFFSLSSATSRSKFFSLSSATSRSKFFSLSSATSRSKFFSLSSATSRSKFFSLSSATSRSKFFSLSSATSRSKFFSLSSATSRSKFFSLSSATSRSKFFSLSSATSRSKFFSLPSATSRSKFFSLPPATTQSFHLVLGLPLFLLPSTSTSIICLSQLPSSLLMTC; the protein is encoded by the exons atgagtctcctccatctaaccctgtcctccgccacttcaaggtccaaggtCTTCTCCCTGTcgtccgccacttcaaggtccaagttcttctccctgtcctccgccacttcaaggtccaagttcttctccctgtcctccgccacttctaggtccaagttcttctccctgtcgtccgccacttcaaggtccaagttcttctccctgtcgtccgccacttcaaggtccaagttcttctccctgtcctccgccacttcaaggtccaagttcttctccctgtcctccgccacttcaaggtccaagttcttctccctgtcctccgccacttcaaggtccaagttcttctccctgtcctccgccacttcaaggtccaagttcttctccctgtcctccgccacttcaaggtccaagttcttctccctgtcGTCCGCCACTTCtaggtccaagttcttctccctgtcgtccgccacttcaaggtccaagttcttctccctgtcgtccgccacttcaag gtccaagttcttctccctgtcctccgccacttcaaggtccaagttcttctccctgtcctccgccacttcaag gtccaagttcttctccctgtcctccgccacttcaaggtccaagttcttctccctgccctCCGCCACTTCtaggtccaagttcttctccctgccgcCCGCCACAAcacagtccttccatctcgtcctgggtcttcctctcttccttctgccatctACTTCCACgtccattatctgcctttcacaactcccttcctctctcctcatgacatgctga
- the LOC126985765 gene encoding uncharacterized protein LOC126985765 isoform X17: protein MSLLHLTLSSATSRSKVFSLSSATSRSKFFSLSSATSRSKFFSLSSATSRSKFFSLSSATSRSKFFSLSSATSRSKFFSLSSATSRSKFFSLSSATSRSKFFSLSSATSRSKFFSLSSATSRSKFFSLSSATSRSKFFSLSSATSRSKFFSLSSATSRSKFFSLSSATSRSKFFSLSSATSRSKFFSLPSATSRSKFFSLSSATSRSKFFSLSSATSRSKFFSLPSATSRSKFFSLPPATTQSFHLVLGLPLFLLPSTSTSIICLSQLPSSLLMTC, encoded by the exons atgagtctcctccatctaaccctgtcctccgccacttcaaggtccaaggtCTTCTCCCTGTcgtccgccacttcaaggtccaagttcttctccctgtcctccgccacttcaaggtccaagttcttctccctgtcctccgccacttctaggtccaagttcttctccctgtcgtccgccacttcaag gtccaagttcttctccctgtcctccgccacttcaaggtccaagttcttctccctgtcctccgccacttcaag gtccaagttcttctccctgtcgtccgccacttcaaggtccaagttcttctccctgtcgtccgccacttcaaggtccaagttcttctccctgtcgtccgccacttcaaggtccaagttcttctccctgtcctccgccacttcaag gtccaagttcttctccctgtcctccgccacttcaaggtccaagttcttctccctgtcctccgccacttcaaggtccaagttcttctccctgtcgtccgccacttcaag gtccaagttcttctccctgtcctccgccacttcaaggtccaagttcttctccctgccctCCGCCACTTCtaggtccaagttcttctccctgtcctccgccacttcaag gtccaagttcttctccctgtcctccgccacttcaaggtccaagttcttctccctgccctCCGCCACTTCtaggtccaagttcttctccctgccgcCCGCCACAAcacagtccttccatctcgtcctgggtcttcctctcttccttctgccatctACTTCCACgtccattatctgcctttcacaactcccttcctctctcctcatgacatgctga
- the LOC126985765 gene encoding uncharacterized protein LOC126985765 isoform X25 has protein sequence MSLLHLTLSSATSRSKVFSLSSATSRSKFFSLSSATSRSKFFSLSSATSRSKFFSLSSATSRSKFFSLSSATSRSKFFSLSSATSRSKFFSLSSATSRSKFFSLSSATSRSKFFSLSSATSRSKFFSLSSATSRSKFFSLSSATSRSKFFSLSSATSRSKFFSLSSATSRSKFFSLPSATSRSKFFSLSSATSRSKFFSLSSATSRSKFFSLPSATSRSKFFSLPPATTQSFHLVLGLPLFLLPSTSTSIICLSQLPSSLLMTC, from the exons atgagtctcctccatctaaccctgtcctccgccacttcaaggtccaaggtCTTCTCCCTGTcgtccgccacttcaag gtccaagttcttctccctgtcgtccgccacttcaag gtccaagttcttctccctgtcctccgccacttcaaggtccaagttcttctccctgtcctccgccacttcaaggtccaagttcttctccctgtcGTCCGCCACTTCtaggtccaagttcttctccctgtcgtccgccacttcaaggtccaagttcttctccctgtcgtccgccacttcaaggtccaagttcttctccctgtcgtccgccacttcaaggtccaagttcttctccctgtcctccgccacttcaag gtccaagttcttctccctgtcctccgccacttcaaggtccaagttcttctccctgtcctccgccacttcaaggtccaagttcttctccctgtcgtccgccacttcaag gtccaagttcttctccctgtcctccgccacttcaaggtccaagttcttctccctgccctCCGCCACTTCtaggtccaagttcttctccctgtcctccgccacttcaag gtccaagttcttctccctgtcctccgccacttcaaggtccaagttcttctccctgccctCCGCCACTTCtaggtccaagttcttctccctgccgcCCGCCACAAcacagtccttccatctcgtcctgggtcttcctctcttccttctgccatctACTTCCACgtccattatctgcctttcacaactcccttcctctctcctcatgacatgctga
- the LOC126985765 gene encoding uncharacterized protein LOC126985765 isoform X37, producing MSLLHLTLSSATSRSKVFSLSSATSRSKFFSLSSATSRSKFFSLSSATSRSKFFSLSSATSRSKFFSLSSATSRSKFFSLSSATSRSKFFSLSSATSRSKFFSLSSATSRSKFFSLSSATSRSKFFSLSSATSRSKFFSLSSATSRSKFFSLSSATSRSKFFSLSSATSRSKFFSLSSATSRSKFFSLSSATSRSKFFSLSSATSRSKFFSLPPATTQSFHLVLGLPLFLLPSTSTSIICLSQLPSSLLMTC from the exons atgagtctcctccatctaaccctgtcctccgccacttcaaggtccaaggtCTTCTCCCTGTcgtccgccacttcaaggtccaagttcttctccctgtcctccgccacttcaaggtccaagttcttctccctgtcctccgccacttctaggtccaagttcttctccctgtcgtccgccacttcaaggtccaagttcttctccctgtcgtccgccacttcaaggtccaagttcttctccctgtcctccgccacttcaaggtccaagttcttctccctgtcctccgccacttcaaggtccaagttcttctccctgtcctccgccacttcaaggtccaagttcttctccctgtcctccgccacttcaaggtccaagttcttctccctgtcctccgccacttcaaggtccaagttcttctccctgtcGTCCGCCACTTCtaggtccaagttcttctccctgtcgtccgccacttcaaggtccaagttcttctccctgtcgtccgccacttcaaggtccaagttcttctccctgtcgtccgccacttcaaggtccaagttcttctccctgtcctccgccacttcaag gtccaagttcttctccctgtcgtccgccacttcaag gtccaagttcttctccctgccgcCCGCCACAAcacagtccttccatctcgtcctgggtcttcctctcttccttctgccatctACTTCCACgtccattatctgcctttcacaactcccttcctctctcctcatgacatgctga
- the LOC126985765 gene encoding uncharacterized protein LOC126985765 isoform X14 codes for MSLLHLTLSSATSRSKVFSLSSATSRSKFFSLSSATSRSKFFSLSSATSRSKFFSLSSATSRSKFFSLSSATSRSKFFSLSSATSRSKFFSLSSATSRSKFFSLSSATSRSKFFSLSSATSRSKFFSLSSATSRSKFFSLSSATSRSKFFSLSSATSRSKFFSLSSATSRSKFFSLSSATSRSKFFSLPSATSRSKFFSLSSATSRSKFFSLSSATSRSKFFSLPSATSRSKFFSLPPATTQSFHLVLGLPLFLLPSTSTSIICLSQLPSSLLMTC; via the exons atgagtctcctccatctaaccctgtcctccgccacttcaaggtccaaggtCTTCTCCCTGTcgtccgccacttcaag gtccaagttcttctccctgtcgtccgccacttcaag gtccaagttcttctccctgtcctccgccacttcaaggtccaagttcttctccctgtcctccgccacttcaaggtccaagttcttctccctgtcctccgccacttcaaggtccaagttcttctccctgtcGTCCGCCACTTCtaggtccaagttcttctccctgtcgtccgccacttcaaggtccaagttcttctccctgtcgtccgccacttcaaggtccaagttcttctccctgtcgtccgccacttcaaggtccaagttcttctccctgtcctccgccacttcaag gtccaagttcttctccctgtcctccgccacttcaaggtccaagttcttctccctgtcctccgccacttcaaggtccaagttcttctccctgtcgtccgccacttcaag gtccaagttcttctccctgtcctccgccacttcaaggtccaagttcttctccctgccctCCGCCACTTCtaggtccaagttcttctccctgtcctccgccacttcaag gtccaagttcttctccctgtcctccgccacttcaaggtccaagttcttctccctgccctCCGCCACTTCtaggtccaagttcttctccctgccgcCCGCCACAAcacagtccttccatctcgtcctgggtcttcctctcttccttctgccatctACTTCCACgtccattatctgcctttcacaactcccttcctctctcctcatgacatgctga
- the LOC126985765 gene encoding uncharacterized protein LOC126985765 isoform X8, protein MSLLHLTLSSATSRSKVFSLSSATSRSKFFSLSSATSRSKFFSLSSATSRSKFFSLSSATSRSKFFSLSSATSRSKFFSLSSATSRSKFFSLSSATSRSKFFSLSSATSRSKFFSLSSATSRSKFFSLSSATSRSKFFSLSSATSRSKFFSLSSATSRSKFFSLSSATSRSKFFSLSSATSRSKFFSLSSATSRSKFFSLPSATSRSKFFSLSSATSRSKFFSLSSATSRSKFFSLPSATSRSKFFSLPPATTQSFHLVLGLPLFLLPSTSTSIICLSQLPSSLLMTC, encoded by the exons atgagtctcctccatctaaccctgtcctccgccacttcaaggtccaaggtCTTCTCCCTGTcgtccgccacttcaag gtccaagttcttctccctgtcgtccgccacttcaag gtccaagttcttctccctgtcctccgccacttcaaggtccaagttcttctccctgtcctccgccacttcaaggtccaagttcttctccctgtcctccgccacttcaaggtccaagttcttctccctgtcctccgccacttcaaggtccaagttcttctccctgtcGTCCGCCACTTCtaggtccaagttcttctccctgtcgtccgccacttcaaggtccaagttcttctccctgtcgtccgccacttcaaggtccaagttcttctccctgtcgtccgccacttcaaggtccaagttcttctccctgtcctccgccacttcaag gtccaagttcttctccctgtcctccgccacttcaaggtccaagttcttctccctgtcctccgccacttcaaggtccaagttcttctccctgtcgtccgccacttcaag gtccaagttcttctccctgtcctccgccacttcaaggtccaagttcttctccctgccctCCGCCACTTCtaggtccaagttcttctccctgtcctccgccacttcaag gtccaagttcttctccctgtcctccgccacttcaaggtccaagttcttctccctgccctCCGCCACTTCtaggtccaagttcttctccctgccgcCCGCCACAAcacagtccttccatctcgtcctgggtcttcctctcttccttctgccatctACTTCCACgtccattatctgcctttcacaactcccttcctctctcctcatgacatgctga
- the LOC126985765 gene encoding uncharacterized protein LOC126985765 isoform X7 — MSLLHLTLSSATSRSKVFSLSSATSRSKFFSLSSATSRSKFFSLSSATSRSKFFSLSSATSRSKFFSLSSATSRSKFFSLSSATSRSKFFSLSSATSRSKFFSLSSATSRSKFFSLSSATSRSKFFSLSSATSRSKFFSLSSATSRSKFFSLSSATSRSKFFSLSSATSRSKFFSLSSATSRSKFFSLSSATSRSKFFSLSSATSRSKFFSLSSATSRSKFFSLSSATSRSKFFSLPSATSRSKFFSLPPATTQSFHLVLGLPLFLLPSTSTSIICLSQLPSSLLMTC; from the exons atgagtctcctccatctaaccctgtcctccgccacttcaaggtccaaggtCTTCTCCCTGTcgtccgccacttcaaggtccaagttcttctccctgtcctccgccacttcaaggtccaagttcttctccctgtcctccgccacttctaggtccaagttcttctccctgtcgtccgccacttcaaggtccaagttcttctccctgtcgtccgccacttcaaggtccaagttcttctccctgtcctccgccacttcaaggtccaagttcttctccctgtcctccgccacttcaaggtccaagttcttctccctgtcctccgccacttcaaggtccaagttcttctccctgtcctccgccacttcaaggtccaagttcttctccctgtcctccgccacttcaaggtccaagttcttctccctgtcGTCCGCCACTTCtaggtccaagttcttctccctgtcgtccgccacttcaaggtccaagttcttctccctgtcgtccgccacttcaaggtccaagttcttctccctgtcgtccgccacttcaaggtccaagttcttctccctgtcctccgccacttcaag gtccaagttcttctccctgtcctccgccacttcaaggtccaagttcttctccctgtcctccgccacttcaag gtccaagttcttctccctgtcctccgccacttcaaggtccaagttcttctccctgccctCCGCCACTTCtaggtccaagttcttctccctgccgcCCGCCACAAcacagtccttccatctcgtcctgggtcttcctctcttccttctgccatctACTTCCACgtccattatctgcctttcacaactcccttcctctctcctcatgacatgctga